The Paracoccus sp. TOH sequence GCCCGAGGCGCCGCTGGACATGCCCGAGCAGGATTTTCGCGCCCGGCCGCCGATGGGGCCGGACAGCGGCTGGCCCTCGATCGGCACCATCGCCGCGCGGCTGGTGGCCTTCGGCGGCGCGGCGGCGATCGGCTGGTTCGGCTGGAAGCAGATGGTGCTGGCTTTCGGCACCAGCATGACCTTCCTGCAATCGGTGCTGCTGGTGCTGTTCGCGCTGACCTTTAGCTGGGTCGGCTTTTCCTTCGCCTCGATGGTCTCGGGGCTGTTCGCGCGGCGGCTGCGCACCCCGACCGGGCCGAACGCCGCCCGCATCGCGGTGATCATGCCGGTCTACAACGAGGATGCCGCCACGACCACCGGCCTGCTGGCGGCGCTGGCGCGCGACCTCTATCGCGTCGGCCTGGGCGACCGGGCCGAGATCTTCGTGCTGTCCGACAGCCGCGAGCCGGGTGCCGTGCTTGAGGAAATGGCGGCGATCAGCCGGTTGCGCGACATTTCCCCGGTGCCGGTCTGGTATCGGCGCCGCCGCAGCAACAAGGGCCGCAAGGCCGGAAACGTCGCGGATTTCGTCACCCGCTGGGGCGGCCGCTACGAGCAGATGGTGGTGCTGGATGCCGACAGCGTGGTCGGCGCCGCGACCATCAAGGCGCTGTCGGCGCGGATGAATGCCGACCCGGCCATCGGGTTGATCCAGACCATGCCGATGCTGGTCGGCGGCCAGACCATCTTCGCCCGGCTGACGCAATTCGCCGGCCGCATCTACGGCCCCGCCATCGCCCGCGGCGTCGCCGCCTGGTCGGGCAACAGCGGCAATTTCTGGGGCCATAACGCGATGATCCGCGTCAGCGCCTTCGCGCAATGCTGCGGCCTGCCGGAGCTGTCGGGCAAGCCGCCCTTCGGCGGCACCGTCCTGAGCCACGACTTCGTCGAGGCCGCGCTGTTGCGCCGGGCCGGCTGGAAGGTGCGGCTGGACCACGATCTGCGCCAGAGCTTCGAGGGCTGCCCGCCGACGCTGCTGGACATGGCCGTGCGCGAGCGCCGCTGGGCGCAGGGCAACCTGCAGCACGCGCGGTTGATCTTCTCGCGCGGCTTCGCCTGGATCAGCCGGGTGCATTTCGTCATCGGCATCCTGGGCTTCCTGATGTCGCCGATCTGGCTGGCGATGATCCTGGTCGGGCTGGCGCTGTCGGCCAATGTGCTGCTGTCGCGGCCGGATTATTTCCCGCAGACCTACCAGCTGTTCCCGACCTGGCCGACCTTCGACCCGGTGCGGATGCTGTGGCTGTTCGTCGCAGCGATGTCCTTCCTGCTGGTGCCGAAATTCATCGCCATCTTCCGCGCCTGGCTGCGGCCGCTGGCGCGCAATTCCGGCGGCAACGTGCGGCTTCTGGCCTCGGCCATGTTCGAGATCGTGCTTTCGGCCCTGATCGCGCCGGTGCAGATGCTGATCCAGACCCGGCAGATCTTCGAGATCCTGCGCGGCCGCGATTCCGGCTGGGAGGCCCAGGTCCGCGCCGGCCAGATGCCGCCCTGGGGCGTGGTGCTGCGCCGCCATGCCATCCATGTCGTCACCGGCACGGCGACGCTTTTGGTGCTGGCCTTCCTGGCGCCCTGGCAGCTGGTCTGGCTGTCGCCGATCCTGGCCGGGCTGATCCTGTCGCCGCTGACCTCGCGCTGGTCGGCAAGCCCGGTCTTCGGCCGCTGGGCCCGCCGCCAGGGCCTGCTGGTCACCCCCGAGGAGCGCGACCCGCCCGAGGTGCTGACCGCCGCCAATGCGCTGGACTTCCGCGTCGCCGGCACCTTGCCGCGCGAAGGGCTGGCGCTGCTGGGCCGCGACCCGGCGCTGCGCGCCCGCGTCGCGGCGTTGCTGCCCGCAACCTCGCAGGCCCCGGCTTCCGAGCGGCTGGATGCCATCTCGGCCGAGGCCAAGATCGGCCACGCCGCCTCGCGCCAGCAGGCGCTGAGCTTCCTGAACCCGGCCGAGAAGCTGGCGCTGATCGAGAACCGGGCCCTGATCGAAGCCTTCGCGAAGCTGCCGCAATGAAACGGATCGTCGCTCTGGACATGCTGCGCGGCTATGCGCTGGTCTGCATCATGCTGGACCACATGCCGATCGGCCTGTTGCGCAACCTGACGCTGACCAATTTCGCCGTCTTCGACGCGGCCGAGCTGTTCGTGCTGCTGTCGGGCTTCCTGGTCGGCATGGTCTGGGTCAAGGTCGAGGCGCGCCAGGGCCGCCGCACCGCGCAGTTGCGCTTCCTGCGCCGCGCGGCGCAGGTCTGGCTGGCGCTGATCGCGGGGGCGATCCTGCTGGCGCTGTTCTCGGCGCTGCTGTTCAAGCTGCACATGAATCACACCGCGGTCTGGTTCCAATATGCGCGCTGGATCCTCGAACATCCCATCGGCTATGTCGCCACCGTGGCGCTGATGTGGATGCAGCCGAACCTGCTGGACGTGCTGGCGCTTTACGTGCTGCTGATCGCCACCGTGCCGCTGACCGTGCCCTTCCTGCTGCGCATGCCCTGGATCGCCCTGGCGGTGTCGGTGGCGATCTGGTGGTTCGCCGCCCCGCTGAACGCAATGATCCCGAACCAGCGGCCCGGGCCGGGCCTGCTGTTCAACCCCTTCGGCTGGCAACTGCTGTTCTTCTCGGGCGTGGCGATGGGGGCGTTCCGCGACCGCCTGATGCCGGTCCTGCAGCGCCATGGCCGGCTGCTGACCGCGGTCTCGGCGGCGGTGCTGCTGTTCAGCCTGACCGTCGTGCTGAGCTGGAAGATCGGCGCGCCGGCCAAGCCCTTGACCGATGCCCTGCGCCAGATCACCGGCGGCATCGACAAGTGGTCGCTGGATTTCGTCCGCTTCGCCGCCATCCTGGCCGCCAGCTGGATCGTGGCGGTGCCGCTGGCCCGGCCCTTTGCCTGGATGGCGGGAACCCGGCCGGGCGAGGCGCTGGCCGAGATCGGCCGCGGCGGGCTTTTCTCGTTCATCGTCTGCGTGATGCTGTCGATCTGGGGCGATGCGCTGGACATGACGGTGGCCAAGGGCGGCGCGGCCTGGTTCTGGCTGCGGCTGGCCATCGACCTGTGGCTGATCGTGGCTTTCTGGGCGATTGCCGCGCTGTGGATGCGGCGCGAAAGCTGGTTGCCGCAGCTGCGCGCGCGACTTCGGTTGGATTGACGCGTGACCCGTCGCCGCTCAATTTGGCGCGCAGGTCACGGAGGGACAGATGAAATCGGATATCGAGATCGCCCGAGCGGCGCAGAAACAGCCCATCGGCCGGATCGCCGCCCGCCTCGGTCTGACCGAGGGCGACATCCTGCCCTATGGACATGACAAGGCCAAGATCAGCCATGCCTGCATCCGCGGCCTGGCAGAGCGGCCGCAGGGCCGTCTGGTCCTGGTCACCGCCATCAACCCGACCCCGGCCGGCGAGGGCAAGACCACCACCACCGTCGGCCTGGGCGACGCGCTGAACCGCATCGGCAAGCGCGCCACCATCTGCATCCGCGAGGCCAGCCTGGGGCCGAATTTCGGCATGAAGGGCGGCGCTGCCGGCGGCGGCTATGCGCAGATCGTGCCGATGGAGGAGATGAACCTGCACTTCACCGGCGATTTCCACGCCATCACCAGCGCCCACAACCTGCTGTCGGCGATGATCGACAACCACATCTATTGGGGGAACCCGCTGCGCATCGACCCGCGCCGGATCACCTGGCGCCGGGTCATGGACATGAACGACCGGGTGCTGCGGCAGATGGTGATCGCGCTTGGCGGTCCGGCGAACGGCTATCCGCGCGAGACCGGCTTCGACATCACCGTCGCCTCCGAGGTGATGGCGATCCTGTGCCTGGCCTCGGACCTGGCCGATCTGCAGGAGCGTCTGGGCCGGATCGTCGTCGGCCACACCATCGACCGCCAGCCGATCACGGCGCGCGACCTGGGCGCGGACGGGGCGATGACGGTCCTGCTGCGCGATGCGCTGCAGCCCAATCTGGTGCAGACGCTGGAGAACAACCCGGCTTTCGTGCATGGCGGACCCTTCGCCAATATCGCCCATGGCTGCAATTCGGTCATGGCGACGCGCACGGCGCTGGCGCTGTCGGATTACGTCGTGACCGAGGCCGGTTTCGGCGCCGACCTGGGGGCCGAGAAATTCCTGGACATCAAGTGCCGCCTGGCCGGGCTGCAGCCCGACGCGACGGTGCTGGTCGCCACGGTCCGGGCGCTGAAGATGAATGGTGGCGTGGCGCGGACCGATTTGGGGACCGAGAATGTCGCGGCGCTGCGGGCCGGCTGCGCCAATCTGGGCCGCCATATCGAAAATCTGCGCCGCTACGGCCTGCCGGTGGTGGTGGCGATCAACCATTTCTCCAGCGATACCGAGGCCGAGGTGGCCGCGTTGACCGAATATTGCCGCGCGCACGGGGTTCAGGCGGTGCTGTGCCGGCACTGGGCCGAGGGCGGCGCCGGCGCCGAGGATCTGGCCCGCGCCGTGGTGGCGCTGGTCGAGCAGGGCGGGAATTTCACGCCGCTCTATCCCGACGACATGCCGCTGCGGCAGAAAATCGAGACGGTCTGCAAGCGCATCTACCGCGCCGAGGAGGTCGAATTCCTGCCGCATATCATCGAGCGGCTGGACGAATGGCAGGCCGCCGGCCACGGCCATCTGCCGGTCTGCATGGCCAAGACGCAATATTCCTTTTCCGCCGATCCGACGGCGCTTGGCGCACCCGAAGGCTTCACCATCCCGGTGCGCGAGGTGCGGCTTTCGGCCGGGGCCGGCTTCGTGGTGGCGATCTGCGGCGACATCATGACCATGCCGGGCCTGCCGCGCAACCCGGCGGCGCTGCGCATCGGGCTGGACGGCCAGGGCGACGTGCAGGGCCTGTTCTGACGCATGCGGGCGGGGTTTCCCATTGCGCTGCCGGGCATGACGGTCGGGCTTCTGGGCGGCTCCTTCGATCCCGCGCATGACGGCCATGTCCAGATTACCGAAGAGGCGCTGCGCCGCTTCGGCCTGGACCGGGTCTGGTGGCTGGTCAGCCCCGGAAACCCGCTGAAGGCGCATGGCCCGGCGCCGCTGGACCAGCGCATCGCCCGGGCCGGGCGGATCATGCGCCACCCGCGGGTCGCGATCACCGGCATCGAGGCGCGTCTGGGCACGCGCATGACCCGCGACACCATCGCGACGCTGCAGCGGCTTTATCCCGGCGTGCGCTTCGTCTGGCTGATGGGGGCGGACAATCTGGTGCAATTCGATCGCTGGGACCGCTGGCGCGACATCGCGGCGCGGGTGCCGATCGGGGTGATCGCGCGGCCGGGCTGGCGGATGCCGGCCCGCTTCTCGCGCGCGGCGCGGATGCTTTGGGCATCGCGCCTGCCCGAGTCGCGAGCCCGTGAACTCGCCTGCGCTAGGCCCCCGGCCTGGGCGATGATAAACCTGCCGCTGAACAAGCTGAGTTCGACCGCGATCCGGGCGCGGCGGCGGAAAGGAACGACATGAATGCAGTCTCGCGGCGCGGTTTCATCGCAGGGTTCGGGGCCGGGCTGGGTTTGCTGGCGCTGGCGCCCCGCCTGGCATCCGCGCAGGCCGTGCGGGCGCCGGTGGCAGCCTTCGACGCCGAGACCCGCATCGCCGAGGCCGGGCTTGGCGGCGCGGTGGCCTATGCGCTGATCGACCCTGCGACCGGCACCGTCCTGGCCGAACGCCAGGCCGACCTGCCCCTGGCCCCGGCCAGCACGCTGAAATCGGTGACGGCGCTTTACGCGCTTGACCGGCTGGGCGCCGGGCATCGCTTCGCCACGCGGGTCTTCCGCGCCGGCAACATGCTGATCCTGGCCGGGGGCGGCGATCCGGTTCTGGACACCGACGCGCTGGACGCGCTTGCCGCCGCCACCGTCGCGGCCGAGAAGGGTTCGGGCCGCGGCGCGCCGGTCAGCTTCGCCGTCTGGGGCGGCGCCTTGCCGCGCATCGGCCGGCTGGATCCGGCGCAGGACGAGCATCTGCCCTACAACCCCTCGATCTCGGGCATGGTGCTGAACTTCAACCGCGTGCATCTGAACTGGCGGCGCGGCGAGCAGGGCTATCGGCTGTCCCTGCAGGCGCGGGGGCGCAAGCTGTCGCCGCGGGCCTATACCGCCTCGATCGCGCCGGTGGACCGGGCGCTGCCGCTGTTCACCTATGAGTCCGGCAAACGGGAGAACTGGACCATCGCCCGGCGCAGCCTCGGCAAGTCGGGCAGCCGCTGGCTGCCGGTGCGCCGCCCCGAGCTTTACGCGGGCGACGTGTTCCAGACGCTGTGCCGGGCGCGCGGGCTGGTTCTGCCCAATCCCGAGGTGATCGAGCTTCTGCCGGACGGGCAGGAGATCGCGCGCCAGGACAGCCCGCCGCTCGACGAGATCATCCGGGGCATGATGGAATATTCCACCAACCTGACCGCCGAGGTCATCGGCCTGCAGGCCAGCGGCGCCGGCGATATCGGCAGATCGGCGGCTGCCATGGCGGACTGGCTGCGCGGGCAGGGGATCGCCACCGGATTCGCCTTCCACGACCATTCGGGCCTGTCGCCCGAGAACCGGGTCACCGCGCGGATGATGGCGCAGCTGGCTGCCGGGCCGGGGCAGGCGCGGGACCTGCGCGGGCTGATGAAGACGATCCCGCTGCGGGACGCGCAGGGCAAGCGCAAGCCAAGCGACATCGCCGTCGAGGCCAAGACCGGCACGCTGAACTTCGTCTCGAACCTGGCCGGCTATGCGCAGCGCGAGGGCGGGCGGGAGTTGGCCTTTGCCATCCTGACCGGCGACGAGCCGCGCCGCGCCGCCAGCCAGGGGCAGGAACTGCCCGAAGGCGTCATGGGCTGGACCAAGCGCTCCAAACGCCTGCAGCAGGCGCTGATCGAGGGCTGGGCCGGCGAACACGGCGCGCCGGCGCTGGCCGCCGCCTCGTCCGATATGGCGGGCCAGCCCTAAAGCAGCCGGTGCCGGGCGCGGGCGGCCAGTTCGATGGCCGCGGCGTGCAGGCGCTCGATCTCGAGCTGGTCGCGGATCTCGGCCAGCATCTCGGCCTCGATCTCGCCCAGCCTGCCGTCCGAGGCCGCCACGTCGCAGGCCAGCACATAGGCGGTGTCGTAAAGTTTTTCCGGCAGCGCCTCGCGCACCAGTCCGAAGAGGGCGTCGAGCCCGTCCTCTTCCTCGAACAGGCTCAGCACCGTCTGCGACACGGCGCGGATGCGGTCGATGTCGTAATTGGCGAAGACCGGCGTGTGGTTCACCGCCCGCTCGATCGCCAGCAGTTCCGAGGTGCGTGGATTCTGGTCCGAGGCCGAGACCCCCACCATGACCGCGACCAGCGCGTCGCAGGGCGAAAACGGGGGAACATTGTCGGGCATGGCAAATCTCCGTGGCTCTGGGGCGAAATTATTGACCATTCCGGCCCGTTTCAATACGGGGGAAAGCCTAAGCTATGGAGACCCGACCATGACCGCCCTGCGCGACGCCGCGATGAAATCCAAGGCCTGGCCCTTTGAGGAGGCCCGCCGCGTGCTGAAACGCTATGAGAAGAAGGATCCCGAGAAGGGCTATGTGCTGTTCGAGACCGGCTACGGCCCCTCGGGCCTGCCGCATATCGGCACCTTCGGCGAGGTGGCGCGCACGACGATGATCCGCCGGGCGTTCGAGATGATCTCGGACATCCCGACGCGGCTGTTCTGCTTCTCGGACGACATGGACGGGATGCGCAAGGTTCCCGACAACGTGCCCCAGCAAGAGATGCTGCGCCAGCACCTGCAAGAGCCGCTGACCACGGTGCCGGACCCGTTCGGCGAATATGACAGCTTCGGCGGGCACAACAACGCCATGCTGTGCCGGTTCCTGGACACTTTCGGGTTCGAATACGAGTTCATCAGCGCGACCGAGTTCTACAAATCCGGCCAGTTCGACGCGACGCTGCTGACGGCGGCCGAAAGATATGACGCCATCATGCAGGTCATGCTGGCGTCCTTGCGCGAGGAGCGCCAGCAGACCTATAGCTGCTTCCTGCCGATCAGCCCCAAGACCGGCAAGGTGCTGTACGTGCCGATCAAGCATGTCGATGCCAAGGCCGGCACCGTCACCTTCGACGACGAGGACGGGCAGGAGCTGACCCTGCCGGTCACCGGCGGCCATGTGAAGCTGCAATGGAAACCGGATTTCGGCGCCCGCTGGGCGGCGCTGGACGTCGATTTCGAGATGTATGGCAAGGATCACTCGACCAACACCCCGATCTATGACGGCATCTGCAAGATCCTGGGCGGGCGGCCGCCCGAGCATTTCACCTATGAGCTGTTTCTGGACCAGCACGGGCAGAAGATCAGCAAGTCCAAGGGCAACGGCCTGTCCATCGACGAATGGCTGACCTATGCGGCGACCGAGAGCCTGAGCTATTTCATGTTCCAGAAGCCCAAGACGGCGAAGCGGATGCATTTCGACGTCATTCCCAAGGCGGTGGACGAATACCACCAGCAGCTGCGCGCCTATCCCGACCAGACGGTCGAGCAGCAGCTGGCCAACCCGGTCTGGCACATCCATGGCGGCGCGGTGCCGGCCTCGGACATGGTGGTGCCGTTCCAGATGCTGCTGAACCTCGCCTCGGTGGCGGGGGCCAAGGACAAGACCGGGCTTTGGGGCTTCATCCGCCGCTATGCGCCCGAGGCCAGCCCCGAGACCAATCCGACGCTGGACGCCGCGGCGGAATTCGCGGTGCGCTATTTCAACGATTTCGTGGCGCCGACGCGGGTGTTCCGCCAGCCTTCCGAGATCGAACGCCGGGCGCTGGAGGATCTGGCCGGGCGGCTGGCGGCCTGGGACCAGCCCGCCGATGCCGAGGCCTTGCAGACCATGGTCTTCGCCATCGGCCGCGAGCACGGGTTCGAGCCGATGAAGGATTGGTTCCAGGCGCTTTACCAGGTGCTGCTGGGCGCCGATCAGGGACCGCGCTTCGGCGGCTTCATCGCGCTTTACGGCGTGGCCGAAACCCGGGCGTTGATCGAGCGCGCGCTGGCCGGCGAGCTGGCGGCAGAACCAACCGCCTGATCCGGCGAGTGAATGCGGTGTTGCGCGCGACCGCGTTGCCGCGCGCGCCCGGTTAACGGCCGGTTAACGCCAGATTGCCAGAGTCCTGACAGACCGCGCGGGCATCCGCCTCGCATGATCTGGAATAGGGAGAAATTGGCATGACCATTGCGATTATCGGCAACCAGTCGTTGATGCCGCGCGCCTTCCGGCTGGGCCTGAATCAGTGGTCCCAGAGCGATGGCCGGGCCGGGTCTCCGACCTGGGCGGGGGCGGCGAATGCGGCGATCGTCCCGGCGGACGAGGATTTCGGCAGTTGCCTCGAGATCCTTAAGATTCAGACGGTGACCTCGATCCGCTACATGCGGCGCACGCCGATCAATCCGGGCAGCTATCTGCGCATTTCGGCCCGGGTGAAGGCCATCGCCGGCAACCTGCCGCAGGTGCGCATCGCGGCCTTCGCCGGCAATGCCGCGGGCGAGAATGTCGCGGGCATGACGCAGGTGGGCCCGGCGGTGGCGCTGCCGGGCTATGGCCAGGTGGTCGAGGTTTCGGCCATCGTCGGCTCGGGCCGGCGCGAGGGCGTGGACATGCCCTGGGGGCGCAACGCCGCCTTCGGCCATTTCGGTCTGGATCTGACCGGCGACAACAACGGCTCGATCCGAATCGAAAGCGTGGCGATCGAGGATGTGACGGCGGCCTTCGTGCCGGGGATGTTGGACTGGGTGGACGTGCGCGATTTCGGCGCCGTCGGCAACGGCGTGGCCGACGACCGGGCCGCCTTCCTGGCCGCCGATCAGGCGGCTGCCGGGCGCGGCGTGCTGGTTCCGGAGGGCAGTTATTTCATCGGCTCGGACCTGAGCATCGCCTCGCCCATCCGCTTTACCGGCACGCTGCGCATGCCTCGCGCGGCCCGGCTGGCGCTGACGCGCAGCTTCGATTTTCCCAGCTACGCCTCGGCCTTCGGCGACGAGACCGAGGGGCTGAAGCGTGCCCTGCAGGCGCTGCTGGGTTTCACCGACCATGCGGTGCTGGACCTGTGCGGCCGGGTCGTGCACCTGGCCGAGCCGATCACCATCGCCGGGGCGGTCCCGGGCATGACCAGCTTTGCCAATCGCCGGGTGATCGCCAACGGCCAGATCAGCATCACCCCCGGCCCGGCCTGGGACACGGCGACCGTCACCTCGGTCGCGACCTACAACCCGAACCAGTCGCTGACCCTGTCCGGCGTCGGCAATGTCGCCAATATCGAGATCGGCTCGCGCGTGGCCGGCAACGGCGTCGGGCGCGAGGTCTATGTCCGCGACAAGAACCTGGCCCAGGGCACGCTGACGCTGTCGAACCCGCTTTACGGCGGGGCGGGGACGCGCAGTTATACCTTCCACCGCTATCGCTACGCCTTCGACTTCGCCGAGATGGAGCAGCTGAGCCGCTTCAACTTCGACGACATCGAGTTCCTGCTGGAGGGCAATGCCAGCGGCGTCATGCTGGCCAAGACCGGCACCATGAACTGTTTCCGCGACTGTTACTTCACCCGGCCGAAGGATCGCGGCATCACCTCGATCGGCTCGGCCTGCCAGGGGATGCTGGTCGACCGCTGCGAATTCCTGTCGAACGAGATGGGCGATCTGGCGCAGAACCGCAGCACCATCGCGCTGAACGTCAACAACAACGACACCAAGATCCGTCACAGCCGCTTCATCCGCTTCGCGCATTTCGCGGTGATGAACGGCGGCGGCCACATGATCGAGGGCAATCACTGGTTCCAGGGCGACAATGCCCAGAACGGCGTGCGCTTCGGCGGGCTGATCCTGACCCAGACCAACGTGCAGGCGACGGTGACCGGCAATTACATCGACAATTGCTCGATCGAATGGACGAACGAGCACGACGCGGCGCCGGATTTCCTGGGCGACGAATATTCCTTTGGCGGGCTGACCATCACCGGCAACACCTTCCTGGCCTCGAACACGACGCTGGGCTTCAACTGGCTGGTGGTCAAGCCCTATGGCAGCGGGCATTTCATCCATGGCCTGGCGGTGATGGGCAATGTGTTCAAGTCGCTGGTGAACAAGATCACCCGCATCGACCGGGTGGACACCACCTTTGCCGACCTGAACTATCAGCGGATGCGCAACATCCAGTTCCAGGGCAACATGTTCAACGGCGTGAACACCTATGTCGCCAATCCGGTGGACATCAGCCACAGCCAGGCCACCGCCGCGAACCGCTGGCTGATCACGGTGGACAAGGCGCTGCCCTTCAACGGCTGGGTGCGCAACGTGCAATCCGTGGTCGCGACCAGCGCCATCACCAATTCGGCCAATACCCGCGTCAGCGAGATGCCCTGGGTGCAGACCCAGCTGGCGGCGAACCAGCGCCAGATCGCGCTGAACTGGAACGCGGCGGTGCGCGGTTCGGTCAGCCTGCGGGCGCGGATGGACAATCCCGACTAGGGTGGGGCCGTTCCGCGATCTTGTTCCAAGGGCCCCGGCGGATCACTCTGCCGGGGGCTTCAGCATGTCGGCGGGCTGCAGCCTGAACGCCTGACCGAAGCCGGCATTCAGCAGGCCCGACAGCGGCTCGATGCGCCAGAAGCGGAAATCGGGCAGGTCGAGATAGACCCCGGCCTTGGGATCGCGCGCCAGCCACCGCGCCCGGCGCGCCTCGTCCGCCGGGACGGGCAGGGCGCGGCCCAGGATCGACAGCCGGGCATGGGTCATGGCGTCGCCCTTGGCCGGCTCGGCCGCGATCAGCAGCCCGGCGCGCGGATCGGCGGCCAGCGCACGCGTATGCGCCGCCAACCCCGAGAGCAGCGCCAGCGGCGCGCCATCCGCATCGGTCTGCAAGGCGATGCGGGTGACCAGCGGCACGCCCGTTCCGGGGTCCAGCGTGCCAAGGCCGGCATGGCGCGCACCCGCGAGCAATTGCCGGGCCAGGGCGCGGGCCTCGTCGGTGGTGTCGCGAATCGGGTCCATCCTCATGGCGCCATGCTGCGCCGGTCCCGAGCCGGCCAGCAAGCGGATCTGTGACCGGATGATTGGTCAGGCACTTG is a genomic window containing:
- the mdoH gene encoding glucans biosynthesis glucosyltransferase MdoH; this translates as MSDVTDIRSQPGARPASRAESLPLSADEEWEALDLPRAEAPATPPEAPLDMPEQDFRARPPMGPDSGWPSIGTIAARLVAFGGAAAIGWFGWKQMVLAFGTSMTFLQSVLLVLFALTFSWVGFSFASMVSGLFARRLRTPTGPNAARIAVIMPVYNEDAATTTGLLAALARDLYRVGLGDRAEIFVLSDSREPGAVLEEMAAISRLRDISPVPVWYRRRRSNKGRKAGNVADFVTRWGGRYEQMVVLDADSVVGAATIKALSARMNADPAIGLIQTMPMLVGGQTIFARLTQFAGRIYGPAIARGVAAWSGNSGNFWGHNAMIRVSAFAQCCGLPELSGKPPFGGTVLSHDFVEAALLRRAGWKVRLDHDLRQSFEGCPPTLLDMAVRERRWAQGNLQHARLIFSRGFAWISRVHFVIGILGFLMSPIWLAMILVGLALSANVLLSRPDYFPQTYQLFPTWPTFDPVRMLWLFVAAMSFLLVPKFIAIFRAWLRPLARNSGGNVRLLASAMFEIVLSALIAPVQMLIQTRQIFEILRGRDSGWEAQVRAGQMPPWGVVLRRHAIHVVTGTATLLVLAFLAPWQLVWLSPILAGLILSPLTSRWSASPVFGRWARRQGLLVTPEERDPPEVLTAANALDFRVAGTLPREGLALLGRDPALRARVAALLPATSQAPASERLDAISAEAKIGHAASRQQALSFLNPAEKLALIENRALIEAFAKLPQ
- a CDS encoding OpgC domain-containing protein gives rise to the protein MKRIVALDMLRGYALVCIMLDHMPIGLLRNLTLTNFAVFDAAELFVLLSGFLVGMVWVKVEARQGRRTAQLRFLRRAAQVWLALIAGAILLALFSALLFKLHMNHTAVWFQYARWILEHPIGYVATVALMWMQPNLLDVLALYVLLIATVPLTVPFLLRMPWIALAVSVAIWWFAAPLNAMIPNQRPGPGLLFNPFGWQLLFFSGVAMGAFRDRLMPVLQRHGRLLTAVSAAVLLFSLTVVLSWKIGAPAKPLTDALRQITGGIDKWSLDFVRFAAILAASWIVAVPLARPFAWMAGTRPGEALAEIGRGGLFSFIVCVMLSIWGDALDMTVAKGGAAWFWLRLAIDLWLIVAFWAIAALWMRRESWLPQLRARLRLD
- a CDS encoding formate--tetrahydrofolate ligase, yielding MKSDIEIARAAQKQPIGRIAARLGLTEGDILPYGHDKAKISHACIRGLAERPQGRLVLVTAINPTPAGEGKTTTTVGLGDALNRIGKRATICIREASLGPNFGMKGGAAGGGYAQIVPMEEMNLHFTGDFHAITSAHNLLSAMIDNHIYWGNPLRIDPRRITWRRVMDMNDRVLRQMVIALGGPANGYPRETGFDITVASEVMAILCLASDLADLQERLGRIVVGHTIDRQPITARDLGADGAMTVLLRDALQPNLVQTLENNPAFVHGGPFANIAHGCNSVMATRTALALSDYVVTEAGFGADLGAEKFLDIKCRLAGLQPDATVLVATVRALKMNGGVARTDLGTENVAALRAGCANLGRHIENLRRYGLPVVVAINHFSSDTEAEVAALTEYCRAHGVQAVLCRHWAEGGAGAEDLARAVVALVEQGGNFTPLYPDDMPLRQKIETVCKRIYRAEEVEFLPHIIERLDEWQAAGHGHLPVCMAKTQYSFSADPTALGAPEGFTIPVREVRLSAGAGFVVAICGDIMTMPGLPRNPAALRIGLDGQGDVQGLF
- a CDS encoding nicotinate-nucleotide adenylyltransferase, with the protein product MRAGFPIALPGMTVGLLGGSFDPAHDGHVQITEEALRRFGLDRVWWLVSPGNPLKAHGPAPLDQRIARAGRIMRHPRVAITGIEARLGTRMTRDTIATLQRLYPGVRFVWLMGADNLVQFDRWDRWRDIAARVPIGVIARPGWRMPARFSRAARMLWASRLPESRARELACARPPAWAMINLPLNKLSSTAIRARRRKGTT
- a CDS encoding D-alanyl-D-alanine carboxypeptidase, which gives rise to MNAVSRRGFIAGFGAGLGLLALAPRLASAQAVRAPVAAFDAETRIAEAGLGGAVAYALIDPATGTVLAERQADLPLAPASTLKSVTALYALDRLGAGHRFATRVFRAGNMLILAGGGDPVLDTDALDALAAATVAAEKGSGRGAPVSFAVWGGALPRIGRLDPAQDEHLPYNPSISGMVLNFNRVHLNWRRGEQGYRLSLQARGRKLSPRAYTASIAPVDRALPLFTYESGKRENWTIARRSLGKSGSRWLPVRRPELYAGDVFQTLCRARGLVLPNPEVIELLPDGQEIARQDSPPLDEIIRGMMEYSTNLTAEVIGLQASGAGDIGRSAAAMADWLRGQGIATGFAFHDHSGLSPENRVTARMMAQLAAGPGQARDLRGLMKTIPLRDAQGKRKPSDIAVEAKTGTLNFVSNLAGYAQREGGRELAFAILTGDEPRRAASQGQELPEGVMGWTKRSKRLQQALIEGWAGEHGAPALAAASSDMAGQP
- a CDS encoding tellurite resistance TerB family protein, translating into MPDNVPPFSPCDALVAVMVGVSASDQNPRTSELLAIERAVNHTPVFANYDIDRIRAVSQTVLSLFEEEDGLDALFGLVREALPEKLYDTAYVLACDVAASDGRLGEIEAEMLAEIRDQLEIERLHAAAIELAARARHRLL
- a CDS encoding lysine--tRNA ligase yields the protein MTALRDAAMKSKAWPFEEARRVLKRYEKKDPEKGYVLFETGYGPSGLPHIGTFGEVARTTMIRRAFEMISDIPTRLFCFSDDMDGMRKVPDNVPQQEMLRQHLQEPLTTVPDPFGEYDSFGGHNNAMLCRFLDTFGFEYEFISATEFYKSGQFDATLLTAAERYDAIMQVMLASLREERQQTYSCFLPISPKTGKVLYVPIKHVDAKAGTVTFDDEDGQELTLPVTGGHVKLQWKPDFGARWAALDVDFEMYGKDHSTNTPIYDGICKILGGRPPEHFTYELFLDQHGQKISKSKGNGLSIDEWLTYAATESLSYFMFQKPKTAKRMHFDVIPKAVDEYHQQLRAYPDQTVEQQLANPVWHIHGGAVPASDMVVPFQMLLNLASVAGAKDKTGLWGFIRRYAPEASPETNPTLDAAAEFAVRYFNDFVAPTRVFRQPSEIERRALEDLAGRLAAWDQPADAEALQTMVFAIGREHGFEPMKDWFQALYQVLLGADQGPRFGGFIALYGVAETRALIERALAGELAAEPTA